The Pseudomonas sp. DG56-2 genome contains a region encoding:
- a CDS encoding aminopeptidase P family protein, producing MNSQPSTPGVIVARLAAVRQVMKQEGIDALLVPSADPHLSEYLPGYWQGREWLSGFQGSVGTLIVTSEFAGLWADSRYWEQAEKELAGSSIELVKLQPGKPGPIDWLADQTCEGQVVAVDGAVMALASARQLEERLKARNARLHTSTDLLARVWLDRPSLPGNAVFEHLPPEATVSRSEKLTQLRKVLRERGADWHFIATLDDIAWLFNLRGSDVSYNPVFVAFALISQEQAILFVAPSKVDAGIRQTLAVDGVELRDYAQIHAALAAIAADGRLLIDPARVTRGLIDSVSAQVRLVEGLNPTTLAKSQKTCADLLHIRNAMEQDGAALCNFFSWLDGAWGRQAVTELTVDEQLSAARAQRPGFVSLSFSTIAAFNANGAMPHYRATEASHARIEGDGLLLIDSGGQYLGGTTDITRMVAVGTPSLEQKQDCTRVLKGVIALSRARFPRGILSPLLDAIARAPIWADQVDYGHGTGHGVGYFLNVHEGPQVIAYQAAAAPHTAMQAGMITSIEPGTYRPGRWGVRIENLVFNREAGRNEFGDFLEFETLTLCPIDTRCLLPEMLSQCELDWLNGYHQQVYERLKPLLEGDALAWLRERTQAL from the coding sequence ATGAATAGTCAGCCCTCAACGCCGGGAGTGATCGTCGCTCGCCTGGCAGCTGTGCGTCAGGTGATGAAGCAGGAGGGGATCGATGCCCTGTTGGTGCCTTCGGCTGACCCGCATCTTTCGGAATACCTGCCAGGCTACTGGCAGGGGCGGGAGTGGTTGTCTGGATTTCAGGGGTCAGTGGGTACGCTGATCGTGACGTCGGAATTCGCCGGCCTGTGGGCCGATAGCCGCTACTGGGAACAAGCTGAAAAGGAATTGGCCGGTAGCAGTATCGAGCTGGTCAAGTTGCAGCCAGGCAAACCAGGGCCTATCGATTGGCTGGCAGATCAGACGTGCGAAGGGCAGGTTGTTGCAGTCGATGGTGCCGTCATGGCATTGGCGTCGGCGCGTCAATTGGAAGAGCGCTTGAAGGCGCGTAATGCGCGTTTGCATACCAGTACAGACCTGCTTGCTCGGGTCTGGTTAGATCGTCCGTCATTGCCAGGTAATGCGGTCTTTGAGCATCTGCCCCCAGAAGCAACAGTCAGTCGCAGTGAAAAGCTCACGCAATTGCGTAAGGTGTTGCGCGAGCGTGGGGCCGACTGGCACTTCATTGCAACCCTCGACGATATTGCCTGGTTGTTCAATCTGCGTGGTAGCGATGTTTCCTATAACCCGGTTTTTGTCGCCTTTGCGCTGATCAGTCAGGAACAGGCAATTCTTTTTGTTGCGCCTAGTAAGGTCGATGCGGGTATTCGTCAGACGCTCGCCGTGGACGGTGTTGAGTTACGCGATTATGCGCAAATTCACGCGGCATTGGCTGCAATTGCAGCAGACGGGCGTTTGTTGATTGATCCGGCCCGCGTCACGCGTGGCTTGATTGATAGTGTTTCGGCTCAGGTGCGATTGGTTGAGGGGCTAAACCCCACCACCCTGGCAAAATCGCAGAAAACCTGCGCAGATCTTCTGCATATCCGTAATGCCATGGAGCAGGACGGTGCAGCCTTGTGCAATTTCTTTAGCTGGTTGGATGGCGCCTGGGGGCGCCAGGCCGTCACTGAGCTGACAGTTGATGAGCAGCTCAGCGCGGCAAGAGCCCAGCGCCCGGGCTTTGTTTCGCTGAGCTTTTCCACCATTGCTGCATTCAATGCAAATGGAGCCATGCCGCACTATCGCGCCACCGAAGCGTCCCATGCGCGCATTGAGGGTGATGGGCTGTTGTTGATCGACTCTGGTGGTCAGTATCTGGGCGGCACTACCGATATCACCCGCATGGTTGCGGTGGGTACTCCGAGCCTTGAGCAGAAGCAGGATTGCACGCGGGTGCTTAAAGGAGTGATCGCTTTGTCTCGAGCGCGGTTCCCGCGAGGCATTCTTTCGCCGCTGCTCGATGCGATTGCCCGTGCGCCGATCTGGGCGGATCAGGTCGATTATGGTCACGGAACCGGGCATGGCGTCGGTTATTTCTTGAATGTGCATGAAGGGCCTCAGGTAATTGCCTATCAGGCAGCGGCGGCGCCTCACACTGCGATGCAGGCCGGCATGATCACGTCTATAGAGCCAGGCACTTACCGACCTGGGCGTTGGGGTGTTCGCATCGAGAACCTGGTATTCAATCGAGAAGCGGGGCGCAATGAGTTTGGAGACTTTCTCGAGTTCGAAACCTTGACGTTGTGTCCTATCGATACGCGCTGCTTGCTGCCGGAAATGTTGAGCCAGTGCGAGCTCGATTGGCTCAATGGGTATCACCAGCAAGTATACGAGCGCCTAAAGCCGCTGCTTGAAGGGGATGCCCTGGCATGGTTGCGGGAGCGTACCCAGGCACTCTGA